The following proteins are co-located in the Streptomyces sp. DT2A-34 genome:
- a CDS encoding ferredoxin has translation MGDRWRVEVDRSVCIGSAQCVHHAPDGFRLDTGRQSHPADPETDANEKVLAAAESCPVEAIVITLLGGGEPVFPPEE, from the coding sequence ATGGGCGACCGCTGGCGCGTCGAGGTCGACCGGTCGGTGTGCATCGGCTCGGCCCAGTGCGTCCACCACGCCCCCGACGGCTTCCGCCTCGACACCGGCCGGCAGTCCCATCCGGCCGACCCGGAGACCGACGCGAACGAGAAGGTCCTGGCCGCGGCGGAGAGCTGCCCGGTGGAGGCGATCGTGATCACGCTGCTGGGGGGCGGGGAGCCGGTGTTCCCTCCGGAGGAATAA
- a CDS encoding TetR family transcriptional regulator, whose amino-acid sequence MPAEASSASPASPPLTERQEARRRRILHASAQLASRGGFDAVQMREVAESSQVALGTLYRYFPSKVHLLVATMQDQLEHMHGTLRKKPPQGETAAERVAETLMRAFRALQREPHLADAMVRALTFADRSVSPEVDQVSRQTTVIILDAMGLENPTPEQLSAVRVIEHTWHSALITWLSGRASIAQVKIDIETVCRLIDLTAPTDT is encoded by the coding sequence ATGCCTGCGGAAGCCAGTAGCGCAAGCCCTGCCTCACCGCCCCTCACCGAGCGGCAGGAGGCCCGTCGGCGGCGCATCCTGCACGCCAGCGCGCAGCTCGCCAGCCGGGGTGGTTTCGACGCCGTACAGATGCGGGAGGTCGCGGAGTCCTCGCAGGTGGCGCTGGGCACGCTGTACCGCTACTTCCCGTCCAAGGTGCATCTGCTGGTCGCCACGATGCAGGACCAGCTGGAGCACATGCACGGCACGCTGCGGAAGAAGCCGCCGCAGGGGGAGACGGCGGCGGAGCGGGTCGCGGAGACCCTGATGCGCGCGTTCCGCGCCCTGCAGCGCGAGCCGCATCTGGCCGACGCCATGGTCCGGGCCCTGACCTTCGCCGACCGCAGCGTCTCCCCCGAGGTCGACCAGGTATCCCGCCAGACCACGGTGATCATCCTGGACGCCATGGGCCTGGAGAACCCGACACCCGAGCAGCTCTCCGCCGTCCGCGTCATCGAGCACACCTGGCACTCGGCCCTGATCACCTGGCTCTCGGGCCGCGCCTCGATCGCCCAGGTGAAGATCGACATCGAGACGGTGTGCCGCCTGATCGACCTGACGGCACCCACGGACACATGA
- a CDS encoding glycosyltransferase family 4 protein — MTAEAREAGPAEDPAADGERPLDIALLTYKGNPFCGGQGVYVRHLSRELARLGHRVEVIGSQPYPVLDEGAEYAGRLTLTELPSLDLYRQPDPFRTPKRDEYRDWIDALEVATMWTGGFPEPLTFSLRARRHLRARRGDFDVVHDNQTLGYGLLGEVGAPLVTTIHHPITVDRQLELDAAEGWQRRMSVRRWYAFTRMQKRVARRLPSVLTVSGTSRAEIVDHLGVRQDRIHVVHIGADTDLFSPDASVRQIPGRIVTTSSADVPLKGLVFLVEALAKVRTEHPDAHLVVVGKRPEEGPVAQAVERYGLEGAVEFVKGISDAELVDLVRSAQVACVPSLYEGFSLPAAEAMATGTPLVATTGGAIPEVAGRDGETCLAVPPGDPGALAAGLGRLLGDAELRDRLGAAGRERVLRNFTWAKAAEGTVARYREAIARSARPDSGRSTAPASGRSTAPASSRSTAPAMARSARRTPDLSAASTAAAAARVARAATNGELARVAEAAGAGESARVAEASGAGESVRGTGAAKSGESARVAEAVGAGESARVAEATMAGESVRGSRAATNGESVRVAEAVGAGESARGTEAAKNSESAQLAGAAKSGESVRVAEAVGAGESARVAGATMAGESVRGSGAAKSGESARVAEAVGAGDSARVAEAVGAGESARVAEAVGAGDSARVAEVAGAGDSARGTGAAKSGESARVAEAVGAGESARVAEATMAGESACGTGAAKNGEPARLAEAAKAGESARVTEAARAGEPARVTEAAQ, encoded by the coding sequence GTGACCGCTGAGGCCAGGGAGGCCGGGCCCGCGGAGGACCCTGCCGCTGACGGCGAGCGACCGCTCGACATCGCGCTTCTCACCTATAAAGGGAACCCGTTCTGCGGCGGCCAGGGTGTCTATGTACGGCACCTCTCCCGCGAGCTGGCCCGCCTCGGCCACCGCGTCGAGGTCATCGGCTCCCAGCCCTACCCCGTCCTCGACGAGGGCGCGGAGTACGCGGGCCGGCTGACCCTCACCGAGCTCCCCAGCCTCGACCTCTACCGCCAGCCCGACCCCTTCCGCACCCCGAAGCGCGACGAGTACCGCGACTGGATCGACGCGCTGGAAGTGGCGACCATGTGGACCGGCGGCTTCCCCGAGCCGCTGACCTTCTCGCTGCGCGCCCGCCGCCATCTGCGCGCCCGGCGAGGCGACTTCGACGTCGTACACGACAACCAGACGCTGGGATACGGGTTGCTGGGCGAGGTCGGCGCCCCGCTCGTCACCACCATCCACCACCCCATCACCGTGGACCGGCAGCTGGAGCTGGACGCGGCCGAGGGCTGGCAGCGGCGGATGTCGGTGCGCCGGTGGTACGCCTTCACCCGCATGCAGAAGCGGGTGGCGCGCCGCCTGCCCTCGGTGCTGACCGTGTCGGGTACGTCCCGCGCGGAGATCGTCGACCACCTCGGCGTACGGCAGGACCGTATCCACGTCGTGCACATCGGCGCGGACACCGACCTGTTCTCGCCGGACGCGTCGGTACGGCAGATCCCCGGCCGCATCGTGACCACGTCCAGCGCCGATGTCCCGCTGAAGGGCCTGGTCTTCCTCGTCGAGGCACTCGCCAAGGTCCGCACCGAGCACCCCGACGCCCACCTCGTCGTCGTCGGCAAGCGGCCCGAGGAGGGGCCCGTCGCGCAGGCCGTCGAGCGGTACGGCCTCGAAGGCGCCGTCGAGTTCGTCAAGGGCATCTCCGACGCGGAGCTCGTCGACCTGGTGCGCTCGGCGCAGGTGGCGTGTGTGCCGTCGCTGTACGAGGGCTTCTCCCTGCCGGCCGCCGAGGCCATGGCCACGGGGACGCCGCTGGTCGCCACGACCGGCGGCGCGATCCCGGAGGTGGCCGGGCGGGACGGCGAGACATGCCTGGCGGTGCCGCCGGGGGACCCCGGGGCGCTGGCCGCCGGCCTGGGCCGCCTGCTGGGGGACGCGGAACTGCGCGACCGCTTGGGCGCGGCCGGCCGAGAGCGGGTCCTACGGAACTTCACCTGGGCGAAGGCCGCCGAGGGCACGGTGGCCCGGTACCGCGAGGCCATAGCCCGCTCCGCGCGCCCGGATTCCGGCCGCTCCACGGCCCCGGCCTCCGGCCGCTCCACGGCCCCGGCCTCCAGCCGCTCCACGGCACCAGCGATGGCCCGCTCCGCGCGCCGGACCCCCGACCTCTCCGCGGCCTCGACAGCTGCCGCAGCGGCAAGGGTGGCCCGAGCCGCGACCAACGGCGAGCTCGCCCGCGTGGCGGAGGCGGCCGGGGCTGGTGAGTCTGCCCGCGTGGCGGAGGCGAGCGGGGCTGGTGAGTCCGTCCGCGGGACCGGGGCCGCGAAGAGCGGCGAGTCTGCCCGCGTGGCGGAGGCGGTCGGGGCTGGTGAGTCTGCCCGCGTGGCGGAGGCGACCATGGCTGGCGAGTCCGTCCGCGGGTCCCGAGCCGCGACCAACGGCGAGTCCGTCCGCGTGGCGGAGGCGGTCGGGGCTGGTGAGTCTGCCCGCGGGACCGAGGCCGCCAAGAACAGCGAGTCCGCCCAGCTGGCCGGGGCCGCGAAGAGCGGCGAGTCCGTCCGCGTGGCGGAGGCGGTCGGGGCTGGTGAGTCTGCCCGCGTGGCCGGGGCGACCATGGCTGGCGAGTCCGTCCGCGGGTCCGGGGCCGCGAAGAGCGGCGAGTCTGCCCGCGTGGCGGAGGCGGTCGGGGCCGGTGATTCCGCCCGCGTGGCGGAGGCGGTCGGGGCTGGTGAGTCTGCCCGCGTGGCGGAGGCGGTCGGGGCCGGTGATTCCGCCCGCGTGGCCGAGGTGGCCGGGGCTGGTGATTCCGCCCGCGGGACCGGGGCCGCGAAGAGCGGTGAGTCTGCCCGCGTGGCGGAGGCGGTTGGGGCTGGTGAGTCTGCCCGTGTGGCGGAGGCGACCATGGCTGGCGAGTCCGCCTGCGGGACCGGGGCCGCCAAGAACGGTGAGCCCGCCCGACTGGCCGAGGCCGCCAAGGCTGGCGAGTCCGCCCGTGTCACCGAGGCCGCCAGGGCCGGTGAGCCCGCCCGCGTCACCGAGGCCGCCCAGTGA
- a CDS encoding class I SAM-dependent methyltransferase: MLTVDFSRFPLAPGDRVLDLGCGAGRHAFECYRRGAQVVALDQNGEEIREVAKWFAAMKEAGEAPEGATATAMEGDALALPFPDESFDVVIISEVMEHIPDDKGVLAEMVRVLKPGGRIAITVPRYGPEKVCWTLSDAYHEVEGGHIRIYKADELLAKIREAGLKPYGTHHAHALHSPYWWLKCAFGVDNDKALPVRAYHKLLVWDIMKKPLATRVAEQALNPLIGKSFVAYATKPHLPRLSENSENSENEAAAK, from the coding sequence GTGCTGACCGTCGACTTCTCCCGGTTCCCGCTCGCCCCGGGCGACCGCGTCCTGGACCTCGGCTGCGGTGCCGGCCGGCACGCGTTCGAGTGTTACCGGCGCGGCGCCCAGGTCGTGGCGCTGGACCAGAACGGTGAGGAGATCCGCGAGGTCGCGAAGTGGTTCGCGGCGATGAAGGAAGCGGGGGAGGCTCCGGAGGGGGCCACGGCCACCGCCATGGAGGGCGATGCCCTCGCGCTGCCCTTCCCCGACGAGTCCTTCGACGTCGTGATCATCTCCGAGGTCATGGAGCACATCCCGGACGACAAGGGCGTCCTCGCCGAGATGGTGCGGGTGCTCAAGCCCGGCGGCCGTATCGCCATCACCGTGCCCCGCTACGGCCCCGAGAAGGTCTGCTGGACGCTGTCCGACGCCTACCACGAGGTCGAGGGCGGCCACATCCGCATCTACAAGGCGGACGAACTGCTGGCGAAGATCCGCGAGGCCGGCCTGAAGCCGTACGGCACCCACCACGCGCACGCGCTGCACTCGCCCTACTGGTGGCTGAAGTGCGCGTTCGGCGTCGACAACGACAAGGCGCTGCCGGTGCGGGCGTACCACAAGCTGCTGGTCTGGGACATCATGAAGAAACCGCTGGCCACCCGGGTCGCCGAACAGGCGCTGAACCCGCTGATCGGCAAGAGCTTCGTGGCGTACGCGACCAAGCCGCACCTACCGCGTCTTTCCGAGAACTCCGAGAACTCCGAGAACGAGGCGGCCGCCAAGTGA
- a CDS encoding prenyltransferase/squalene oxidase repeat-containing protein, with translation MTTPRTEHLVLPGVLTAEEAAATVAGILAVQREDGAIPWFRGHHLDPWDHVEAAMALDAAGEHAAAERAYTWLATHQNEDGSWYAAYADGAHDDVTDTGRETNFVAYIAVGVWHHYLSTGDDTFLDRMWPSVYAAIEFVLRLQQPGGQIGWRRDEDGTATKDALLTGSSSIHHALRCALAIAEQREEPQPDWELAAGALRHAIRRHPERFLDKDRYSMDWYYPVLGGALTGAEAKSRMEESWERFVVPGLGVRCVVPNPWVTGGESAELALALWAMGESDRALDILQSIQHLRDPASGLYWTGYVFDDDAIWPRELTTWTAGSLLLAVAALGGHEATCAVFGGDRLPAGLDPDCCA, from the coding sequence GTGACGACCCCCCGGACAGAACACCTCGTCCTGCCCGGGGTCCTCACCGCCGAGGAGGCCGCCGCGACCGTCGCCGGCATCCTCGCGGTCCAGCGGGAGGACGGCGCGATCCCGTGGTTCCGCGGGCACCACCTCGACCCGTGGGACCACGTCGAGGCGGCGATGGCGCTGGACGCGGCCGGGGAGCACGCCGCCGCCGAGCGGGCGTACACCTGGCTGGCGACCCACCAGAACGAGGACGGCTCCTGGTACGCCGCCTACGCGGACGGCGCCCACGACGACGTCACCGACACCGGGCGCGAGACCAACTTCGTCGCCTACATAGCCGTAGGCGTCTGGCATCACTACCTCTCCACCGGCGACGACACGTTCCTGGACCGCATGTGGCCCTCCGTCTACGCGGCGATCGAGTTCGTCCTCCGGCTCCAGCAGCCGGGCGGGCAGATCGGCTGGCGGCGTGACGAGGACGGTACGGCGACGAAGGACGCCCTGCTCACCGGCTCGTCCTCGATCCACCACGCACTGCGGTGTGCGCTGGCCATCGCCGAGCAGCGGGAAGAGCCGCAGCCGGACTGGGAGTTGGCGGCGGGTGCCCTGCGGCACGCGATCCGTCGTCATCCGGAGCGGTTCCTGGACAAGGACCGCTACTCGATGGACTGGTACTACCCGGTGCTGGGCGGCGCGTTGACGGGCGCCGAGGCCAAGTCCCGTATGGAGGAGAGCTGGGAGCGTTTCGTCGTTCCCGGACTCGGGGTGCGGTGCGTCGTACCCAACCCGTGGGTGACGGGCGGGGAGTCCGCCGAACTCGCCCTGGCCCTGTGGGCGATGGGCGAGTCCGACCGGGCGCTGGACATCCTCCAGTCGATCCAGCATCTGCGGGATCCGGCGAGCGGGCTGTACTGGACCGGGTACGTCTTCGACGACGACGCCATCTGGCCGCGCGAGCTGACGACTTGGACCGCGGGGTCGCTGTTGCTGGCCGTCGCCGCGCTGGGTGGGCATGAGGCGACGTGCGCGGTGTTCGGCGGGGACCGCCTGCCGGCGGGGCTGGACCCGGATTGCTGCGCCTGA
- a CDS encoding VWA domain-containing protein, whose protein sequence is MRPGARRLALRLVLSLALVTAVLTACSGDDADEPVRLRVLASPDLAVLTPLLGELKEETGVDLRLDFRPDAETKAPDRARYDLAWLSSDRYLRLTAKSAVQGLQRTATMTSPVVIGLEPDVASKLRAGVPGGRLTWADIADAAATGTVRFGMADPRRSASGLAALVGVATAAAGTGGALRPEDVSCDRLRGFRSGQTLTADTGPALVDSYADHQDRANALITYESDLLALNATDRLDDRLEVVRPEDGMVLADFPLLLLDPSRRAAYAEVTEWLQRDATQGKIMRSTLRRPVKTTVTRNPQLREPVGNALYYPDQLAVIEALLADYGDPARRTADQVVFLLDFSGSMRGDRMAALRKAFADLSGADPTASGKFTRFYRGERLTVVRFGGRVLEEKTVTVTGPKDLKTLADTVARGGYGDATAVWSALDHGYRTAARELATDPDRSLSLVLMTDGENNAGLAYDDFVRRHKALPAAVRTSVPTYPVHFGEADAGELRRAAAQTGGRMVDAADSSLSEAFKEIRGCH, encoded by the coding sequence GTGAGGCCCGGCGCACGCCGGTTGGCGCTCCGCCTCGTGCTCTCCCTGGCGCTCGTGACCGCCGTCCTCACCGCCTGCTCGGGCGACGACGCCGACGAGCCCGTCCGGCTGCGGGTGCTCGCGAGCCCCGACCTGGCCGTACTCACCCCACTCCTGGGCGAGTTGAAAGAGGAGACCGGCGTCGACCTCCGGCTGGACTTCCGGCCCGACGCCGAGACGAAGGCCCCGGACCGCGCCCGCTACGACCTCGCCTGGCTGTCCTCCGACCGCTATCTGCGGCTCACCGCCAAGAGCGCGGTACAGGGGTTGCAGCGCACGGCGACCATGACGTCCCCGGTGGTCATCGGCCTCGAACCGGACGTGGCGAGCAAGCTCCGCGCCGGGGTGCCCGGCGGTCGCCTCACCTGGGCGGACATCGCCGACGCCGCCGCGACCGGCACGGTCCGCTTCGGGATGGCGGACCCCCGGCGCTCCGCCAGCGGGCTCGCCGCCCTGGTCGGCGTCGCCACCGCCGCGGCCGGCACGGGCGGCGCACTGCGCCCCGAGGACGTCTCCTGCGACCGACTGCGCGGGTTCCGCTCCGGCCAGACCCTCACCGCGGACACGGGGCCCGCCCTCGTCGACTCGTACGCCGACCACCAGGACCGGGCCAACGCCCTCATCACCTACGAGTCCGACCTGCTCGCCCTCAACGCCACCGACCGCCTCGACGACCGGCTGGAGGTCGTCCGCCCAGAGGACGGCATGGTCCTCGCGGACTTCCCCCTACTGCTCCTCGACCCGTCCCGGCGCGCCGCCTACGCCGAGGTCACGGAGTGGCTCCAGCGCGACGCGACCCAGGGGAAGATCATGCGGAGCACCCTGCGCCGCCCGGTCAAAACGACGGTCACCCGCAACCCGCAGCTGCGCGAGCCGGTGGGCAACGCGCTCTACTACCCCGACCAACTCGCCGTCATAGAAGCCCTGTTGGCGGACTACGGCGACCCGGCCCGACGCACCGCCGACCAGGTCGTCTTCCTGCTCGACTTCTCGGGCTCGATGCGCGGTGACCGGATGGCGGCGTTGCGCAAGGCGTTCGCCGACCTGAGCGGCGCGGACCCCACGGCGTCCGGCAAGTTCACCCGCTTCTACCGGGGCGAACGGCTGACGGTGGTCCGTTTCGGCGGCCGCGTCCTGGAGGAGAAGACGGTGACTGTCACCGGCCCGAAGGACCTGAAGACCCTGGCGGACACGGTCGCCCGAGGCGGCTACGGCGACGCCACGGCCGTATGGTCCGCCCTCGACCACGGCTACCGCACCGCCGCCCGCGAACTGGCCACCGACCCGGACCGTTCCCTCTCCCTCGTCCTGATGACGGACGGCGAGAACAACGCGGGCCTCGCCTACGACGACTTCGTACGCCGCCACAAGGCGCTGCCCGCCGCCGTACGCACAAGCGTCCCCACCTACCCCGTCCACTTCGGCGAGGCCGACGCGGGCGAACTGCGGCGCGCGGCGGCGCAGACCGGCGGGCGGATGGTGGACGCCGCCGACTCGTCCCTTTCCGAGGCGTTCAAGGAGATCCGTGGCTGTCACTGA
- a CDS encoding LLM class F420-dependent oxidoreductase, whose amino-acid sequence MRLGLALGYWGRGPSADHVPLAQEAERLGYDSVWTAESWGSDAFTPLTWVAARTSRIKLGTAVAQMAARSPTATAMHALTLDHLSGGRMMLGLGLSGPQVVEGWYGRPFPTSPLTATREYVDVVRQVLRREAPVELDGRFHSHPYRGPDSTGIGKALKSITHPLRSDLPVLLGAEGPKNVAQTIRIADGWLPLYWSPNRTDVYGDAVRDLPQGFLVAPMAHVQVCDDVSEGLLPVKVMLGFYIGGMGHAARNFHADLMARMGYEEEARRIQRLFLDGRREKAVLAVPDAFADEISLVGPRERIAERLELWQKGPVTDLLALAPDPHSLRVLAELNT is encoded by the coding sequence ATGCGGCTCGGGCTCGCACTCGGCTACTGGGGTCGCGGCCCCTCCGCGGACCACGTACCGCTCGCCCAGGAGGCCGAGCGGCTCGGCTACGACTCCGTGTGGACCGCCGAATCCTGGGGCTCCGACGCCTTCACCCCGCTCACCTGGGTCGCCGCGCGGACCTCAAGGATCAAGCTCGGTACGGCGGTTGCCCAGATGGCCGCCCGCTCCCCCACCGCCACCGCCATGCATGCCCTCACCCTCGACCACCTCTCCGGCGGGCGCATGATGCTCGGGCTCGGGTTGTCGGGGCCGCAGGTGGTGGAGGGGTGGTACGGGCGGCCGTTCCCCACCTCACCGCTGACCGCCACGCGCGAGTACGTCGATGTCGTACGGCAAGTGCTGCGGCGCGAGGCACCCGTCGAGCTCGACGGGCGTTTTCACTCCCATCCGTACCGCGGTCCGGACTCCACCGGTATCGGTAAGGCTCTGAAGTCGATCACCCACCCCCTCCGGTCCGACCTTCCCGTCCTCCTCGGTGCCGAGGGCCCGAAGAACGTCGCCCAGACCATCCGTATCGCCGACGGCTGGCTGCCGTTGTACTGGTCGCCGAACAGGACCGACGTCTACGGGGACGCGGTGCGCGACCTCCCGCAGGGCTTCCTCGTCGCCCCCATGGCCCACGTCCAGGTCTGCGACGACGTCTCCGAGGGTCTCCTCCCGGTCAAGGTCATGCTCGGGTTCTACATCGGCGGCATGGGCCACGCGGCCCGCAACTTCCACGCCGACCTGATGGCACGGATGGGGTACGAGGAGGAAGCCCGGCGAATTCAGCGGCTGTTCCTGGACGGCCGCCGCGAGAAGGCCGTCCTGGCCGTCCCCGACGCCTTCGCCGACGAGATCTCCCTCGTCGGGCCTCGTGAACGCATCGCCGAGCGGCTGGAGTTGTGGCAGAAGGGGCCGGTGACCGACCTGCTGGCGCTGGCGCCCGATCCGCACTCCCTGCGGGTGCTCGCCGAGCTCAACACGTGA
- a CDS encoding DUF5336 domain-containing protein: protein MNIRSLTRGDGVVIGAAVLLFIASFLQLYSASGYDLDITAWDNLRDGLGIYMGGVIGGALIVVNRLLPQPRKVAGLDLGTVGAAFTILTAWSLFWTLVDVPEGGSAAAGLILGFLAALLLAAGAVAAPLVPALQAALIPAPRPAAPQPYGAQPPGGYGYPGAQQPQQPYGGQPQPGQPFGGQPQQAQQPQQQPTPAADFSPFWFAVPVARPLFAEDGSPTPIAELAPGTWYLAVEQRGPALVAQTQDGRRGVLQDTSGIQRG from the coding sequence GTGAATATCCGCTCCCTCACTCGAGGCGACGGCGTGGTGATCGGAGCAGCGGTGTTGCTGTTCATCGCGTCGTTCCTCCAGCTCTACTCCGCCTCCGGGTACGACCTTGACATCACCGCGTGGGACAACCTCCGAGACGGCCTCGGCATCTACATGGGCGGGGTCATCGGTGGCGCCCTGATCGTCGTCAACCGCCTCCTGCCCCAGCCGCGCAAGGTCGCCGGGCTGGACCTCGGAACAGTCGGTGCGGCATTCACGATTCTCACCGCGTGGAGCCTCTTCTGGACGCTGGTGGACGTTCCCGAGGGCGGCAGCGCCGCCGCCGGGCTGATCCTCGGCTTCCTCGCCGCCCTGCTCCTCGCCGCCGGCGCCGTCGCCGCCCCCCTCGTCCCCGCCCTCCAGGCCGCCCTCATCCCGGCCCCCCGCCCCGCCGCCCCCCAGCCCTACGGCGCCCAGCCGCCCGGCGGTTACGGCTACCCCGGCGCCCAGCAGCCGCAGCAGCCCTACGGTGGCCAGCCGCAGCCCGGGCAGCCGTTCGGTGGGCAGCCGCAGCAGGCCCAGCAGCCGCAGCAGCAGCCGACGCCCGCCGCGGACTTCTCGCCGTTCTGGTTCGCCGTGCCCGTGGCGCGGCCGCTGTTCGCGGAGGACGGTTCGCCGACCCCGATCGCCGAGCTCGCGCCGGGCACCTGGTACCTGGCCGTCGAGCAGCGCGGCCCGGCCCTGGTCGCGCAGACGCAGGACGGGCGCCGTGGCGTGCTGCAGGACACGTCGGGCATCCAGCGCGGCTGA
- a CDS encoding N-acetylmuramoyl-L-alanine amidase has translation MSYVGPDFDPPQPRRSRRRALTVALAALLPGALLGWVLYEAVGDPGDGDASGTAAGRPSATTPTISGTSDDKPPGPTPATDSTAAGPLQGKVVVIDPGHNPNNFQHTSEINRKVNIGTNWKECDTTGTSTNDGYTEAEFTLDVAHRLRTLLRKQGATVKFTQDGDRSWGPCIDERAEIGNKAHADAVVSLHADGAGAGQRGFHVILPAKVNAGAANTGPIVTPSRDLGERIAGSFVRATGSAPSNYVGDGTGLVTREDLGGLNLSTVPKVFIECGNMRDSKDAALLTSGAWRQKAARGISEGIVSFLRG, from the coding sequence GTGTCGTACGTAGGTCCGGACTTCGATCCTCCCCAGCCCCGCCGCAGCCGCCGCCGCGCCCTGACCGTCGCGCTCGCCGCCCTCCTGCCAGGAGCCCTGCTCGGTTGGGTGTTGTACGAGGCGGTGGGCGACCCCGGCGACGGAGATGCGTCGGGCACCGCGGCCGGACGGCCGTCGGCCACCACGCCGACGATCTCCGGGACGAGCGACGACAAGCCGCCGGGCCCGACCCCCGCCACCGACTCCACAGCCGCCGGCCCCCTCCAGGGCAAGGTCGTCGTCATCGACCCGGGCCACAACCCCAACAACTTCCAGCACACGTCCGAAATCAACCGCAAGGTGAACATCGGCACGAACTGGAAGGAATGCGATACGACGGGGACGTCCACCAACGACGGTTACACCGAGGCCGAATTCACACTGGACGTCGCCCACCGCCTGCGCACGCTGCTGCGGAAGCAGGGCGCCACGGTCAAGTTCACCCAGGACGGCGACCGTTCCTGGGGCCCCTGCATCGACGAGCGGGCCGAGATCGGCAACAAAGCGCACGCCGACGCCGTCGTCTCCCTCCACGCGGACGGCGCGGGCGCCGGCCAACGGGGCTTCCACGTCATCCTCCCGGCCAAGGTGAACGCAGGCGCCGCGAACACCGGCCCGATCGTCACCCCCTCCCGCGACCTCGGCGAGCGCATCGCGGGCTCCTTCGTCCGCGCGACGGGCAGCGCACCGTCCAACTACGTCGGCGACGGCACCGGACTCGTCACGCGTGAGGATCTTGGCGGTCTCAATCTGTCAACGGTTCCCAAGGTGTTCATCGAGTGCGGCAACATGCGCGATAGCAAGGACGCGGCGTTGCTCACCAGTGGCGCTTGGCGGCAGAAGGCGGCGCGAGGGATCTCTGAGGGGATTGTGAGTTTCCTGCGCGGGTAG
- a CDS encoding class I SAM-dependent methyltransferase gives MPPAPKPKILAAFEAAKGFMPVGEGLALYAAALEAGLLGLPLLEVGTYCGRSTILLADAARQAGVTALTVDHHRGSEEQQPGWDYHDPETVDPEIGLMDTLPTFRRTLHKADLEEHVVALVGRSPQVAKVWGTPLGLVFIDGGHTDEHANADYEGWAPHVAEGGLLVIHDVFPDPEDEFTGQAPYRVYLRALKSGAFTEVSVTDSLRVLKRTGSEI, from the coding sequence ATGCCCCCGGCCCCCAAGCCCAAGATTCTGGCCGCGTTCGAGGCGGCGAAGGGCTTCATGCCCGTGGGCGAGGGGCTCGCGCTCTACGCGGCGGCGCTGGAGGCCGGGCTCCTCGGCCTCCCCCTACTGGAGGTCGGCACGTACTGCGGCCGCTCCACGATCCTCCTCGCCGACGCCGCCCGCCAGGCCGGGGTGACGGCCCTCACGGTCGACCACCATCGCGGCAGCGAGGAGCAGCAGCCGGGCTGGGACTACCACGACCCGGAGACGGTCGACCCCGAGATCGGCCTGATGGACACACTGCCCACCTTCCGCCGCACGCTGCACAAGGCGGACCTTGAGGAGCACGTCGTCGCCCTGGTCGGCCGCTCCCCGCAGGTGGCGAAGGTCTGGGGCACCCCCCTCGGCCTGGTCTTCATCGACGGCGGCCACACCGACGAGCACGCGAACGCCGACTACGAGGGCTGGGCCCCGCATGTCGCCGAGGGCGGCCTGCTCGTCATCCACGACGTGTTCCCGGACCCGGAGGACGAGTTCACGGGCCAGGCGCCATACCGCGTATACCTGCGGGCGCTGAAGTCCGGGGCGTTCACGGAGGTGTCGGTCACGGACTCGCTGCGGGTCCTGAAGCGGACGGGGTCGGAAATCTGA